Within the Comamonadaceae bacterium OTU4NAUVB1 genome, the region GGCAACGCACGATGCGCCAGCAGGTCAGGCCGGTGCCGGCGATCGCGCCATGACGTTCCAGGGCTTCGATGGCGTAGACCGAACAGGTCGGCTCGAAGCGACAGGATGCCCCGAGCCATGGGCTCAGCAGCAGCCGGTAGCCCTTGACCAGGGCGATGAGCACGCGTCGCATCACGGACGCCCGGCGCGTGCGCG harbors:
- the yidD gene encoding membrane protein insertion efficiency factor YidD translates to MRRVLIALVKGYRLLLSPWLGASCRFEPTCSVYAIEALERHGAIAGTGLTCWRIVRCQPWCRGGHDPVPGRRTRPPGGSLFTSLLSSSDVSSDKKSSS